Proteins found in one Oribacterium sp. oral taxon 102 genomic segment:
- a CDS encoding glycine--tRNA ligase produces the protein MAKNYSMETIVSLAKSRGFVYPGSEIYGGLANTWDYGNLGVELKNNVKKAWWKKFIQESKYNVGIDCAILMNPQTWVASGHLSSFSDPLMDCKECHERFRADKLIEDFAAEHAIALSGSVDAWSREEMEQFIAAHQVACPTCGKHNFTGIRQFNLMFKTFQGVTEDAKDAVYLRPETAQGIFVNFKNVQRTSRKKLPFGIGQIGKSFRNEITPGNFTFRTREFEQMELEFFCKPNTDLEWFAYWKEFCQNWLLSLGMPKEMLRARDHEKEELSFYSKATTDLEFLFPFGWGELWGIADRTDYDLSRHQEVSGEDMSYFDDESGEHYLPYVVEPSLGADRVTLAFLCAAYDVETLEGGDERTVLRFHPALAPVKIGILPLSKKLSASAERVHEELSKYWYTEFDDRGNIGKRYRRQDEIGTPYCVTYDFDSETDHCVTVRERDSMKQERVAISELKAYFEEKLAF, from the coding sequence ATGGCAAAGAACTATTCAATGGAAACGATTGTCTCTCTCGCGAAGTCCAGAGGCTTCGTATACCCGGGCTCCGAGATCTACGGCGGACTTGCCAATACCTGGGATTACGGCAACCTCGGCGTCGAGCTGAAGAATAATGTCAAGAAGGCATGGTGGAAGAAATTCATTCAGGAGTCGAAGTACAATGTCGGCATCGACTGCGCGATCCTGATGAATCCGCAGACCTGGGTCGCCTCCGGACATCTCTCCAGCTTCTCCGATCCGCTGATGGACTGCAAGGAGTGTCACGAGAGATTTCGTGCGGACAAGCTGATCGAGGATTTCGCGGCAGAGCATGCCATCGCGCTTTCCGGCTCCGTGGACGCCTGGTCCAGAGAGGAAATGGAGCAGTTCATTGCTGCGCATCAGGTGGCATGTCCGACCTGTGGCAAGCACAACTTCACCGGTATCCGACAGTTTAACCTGATGTTCAAGACCTTCCAGGGCGTGACCGAGGACGCGAAGGACGCGGTCTACCTCCGCCCGGAGACGGCGCAGGGCATCTTCGTAAATTTCAAGAATGTACAGAGAACCTCCCGAAAGAAGCTTCCGTTCGGCATCGGACAGATCGGCAAGTCCTTCCGGAATGAGATCACACCGGGCAACTTCACCTTCCGCACCAGAGAGTTCGAGCAGATGGAGCTGGAGTTCTTCTGCAAGCCCAATACCGATCTCGAGTGGTTCGCGTACTGGAAGGAGTTCTGTCAGAACTGGCTGCTGTCCCTCGGGATGCCGAAGGAGATGCTGCGCGCCCGCGATCATGAGAAGGAGGAGCTGTCCTTCTATTCCAAGGCGACGACAGACCTCGAGTTCCTCTTCCCGTTCGGTTGGGGCGAGCTCTGGGGCATCGCCGACCGGACGGACTACGATCTTTCCCGCCATCAGGAGGTTTCCGGCGAGGATATGAGCTATTTCGACGACGAGAGCGGCGAGCATTATCTGCCCTATGTCGTGGAGCCGTCTCTCGGAGCAGACCGTGTGACGCTCGCCTTCCTCTGCGCCGCCTACGATGTAGAGACGCTGGAGGGTGGGGACGAGCGTACCGTGCTGCGCTTCCATCCGGCGCTGGCGCCGGTAAAGATCGGCATCCTTCCGCTGTCCAAGAAGCTCTCCGCTTCTGCGGAGAGGGTTCACGAGGAGCTCTCGAAGTACTGGTATACGGAGTTCGACGACAGAGGAAATATCGGCAAGCGCTACAGAAGACAGGATGAGATCGGGACGCCGTACTGCGTGACTTACGACTTCGACTCGGAGACGGATCACTGCGTGACCGTCCGGGAAAGAGACAGCATGAAGCAGGAGCGGGTAGCTATCTCGGAGCTCAAGGCATACTTTGAGGAGAAGCTCGCTTTCTGA
- a CDS encoding sensor histidine kinase, whose translation MRSMSLIGRLAVSFGLSTVVPIFLMYLSFRGFTTMTTNVVILMFVGLFFVAWIYSGILKPVGELKDAAQRIEGGDLDFTLEAETNDEFGELMQAFEQMRMRLKETQEEKIRNDLENKELISNIAHDLKTPLTTIKGYSEGILDGIAKSPERQKKYLQTICSKANEMNRLIDELNYYAKIETNKIPYNFQHLNVAAYFSDCAEEIGLDMESRGWRFHYENGVEEKVEIIADPEQLRKVISNIISNSVKYMDKAAPEIGIVLKDAGDFVEVSLSDNGRGIAKADLPYVFERFFRADSSRNSTKGGSGIGLSIVRKIIEDSGGRIWANSAPGKGTTLHFVLRKYIGRRDFES comes from the coding sequence ATGCGTTCTATGAGTCTGATCGGCAGACTGGCGGTCAGCTTCGGACTGAGCACGGTCGTGCCGATTTTTCTGATGTACCTTTCCTTTCGGGGCTTCACGACGATGACGACCAACGTCGTCATTCTGATGTTCGTCGGGCTCTTCTTCGTCGCGTGGATCTACAGCGGGATCCTGAAGCCGGTGGGGGAGCTGAAGGACGCAGCACAGCGGATCGAGGGTGGAGATCTGGATTTCACACTGGAGGCGGAGACGAACGACGAGTTCGGCGAACTGATGCAGGCGTTTGAGCAGATGCGGATGCGCCTGAAGGAGACGCAGGAGGAGAAGATCCGGAATGATCTCGAGAACAAGGAGCTGATCTCCAACATTGCCCACGATCTGAAGACGCCGCTCACGACGATCAAGGGCTATTCCGAAGGAATACTGGATGGCATTGCGAAGAGCCCGGAGCGGCAGAAGAAATATTTGCAGACCATCTGCAGTAAGGCGAACGAGATGAATCGGCTGATCGACGAGCTGAACTACTATGCGAAGATCGAGACCAATAAGATCCCGTACAATTTCCAACACCTGAATGTCGCGGCGTATTTCTCGGACTGCGCCGAGGAGATCGGGCTGGACATGGAGTCGCGGGGCTGGCGTTTTCACTATGAGAACGGGGTGGAGGAAAAGGTGGAGATCATTGCCGATCCGGAGCAGCTTAGGAAGGTCATCAGCAACATTATCTCCAATTCCGTGAAATATATGGATAAGGCTGCGCCGGAGATCGGAATCGTCCTGAAGGACGCGGGGGATTTCGTAGAGGTTTCGCTCTCCGACAACGGGAGGGGGATCGCGAAGGCGGACCTCCCCTATGTTTTCGAACGCTTCTTCCGTGCCGATTCTTCGCGGAATTCTACGAAGGGCGGCTCCGGCATCGGGCTTTCTATCGTTCGGAAAATCATCGAGGACAGCGGCGGACGGATCTGGGCGAACAGTGCGCCGGGGAAGGGAACGACTCTGCATTTCGTGCTTCGGAAATACATCGGGCGAAGGGACTTCGAGAGCTGA
- a CDS encoding response regulator transcription factor, with product MDEKKKILIVEDEESIAELERDYLELSGFLVDIEADGEQGARRALEQDYDLLILDLMLPGKDGFEICREVREQKDIPILMVSARRDDIDKIRGLGLGADDYMTKPFSASELVARVKAHLSRYERLLGSGREENSTIEIRGLRIDSTARRVWVNNEEVGFTSREFDLLLFLASHPNHVYTKEELFREIWKMDSVGDIATVTVHIKKLREKIEQNNAARPQYIETIWGVGYRFKV from the coding sequence ATGGACGAAAAAAAGAAAATTCTGATTGTGGAGGATGAGGAGAGCATCGCTGAGCTGGAACGGGACTATCTCGAGCTTTCCGGCTTCTTAGTGGATATCGAGGCGGACGGGGAGCAAGGGGCGAGACGGGCGCTCGAGCAGGACTATGATCTCCTGATCCTCGATCTGATGCTGCCGGGGAAGGATGGCTTCGAGATCTGCCGTGAGGTTCGGGAGCAGAAGGACATCCCGATTCTGATGGTCTCTGCGCGGCGGGACGACATTGACAAGATTCGCGGGCTGGGACTCGGGGCGGACGACTACATGACGAAGCCCTTCTCCGCCAGCGAGCTGGTGGCACGCGTCAAGGCGCACCTCTCCCGCTACGAGAGGCTGCTGGGCTCCGGCAGGGAGGAGAACAGCACGATAGAGATTCGCGGGCTTCGCATCGACAGCACGGCGCGCCGCGTCTGGGTCAACAATGAGGAGGTGGGCTTCACCTCGAGAGAGTTTGATTTGCTGCTCTTCCTCGCGTCTCACCCGAACCATGTCTATACCAAGGAAGAGCTGTTCCGCGAGATCTGGAAGATGGACTCTGTCGGCGACATCGCAACGGTGACGGTGCACATCAAGAAGCTGCGCGAGAAGATCGAGCAGAACAATGCCGCACGGCCGCAGTATATCGAGACGATCTGGGGTGTCGGCTACCGGTTCAAGGTCTGA
- the ppdK gene encoding pyruvate, phosphate dikinase, with product MARKWVYLFTEGNADMRELLGGKGANLAEMTNIGLPVPQGFTITTEACTQYYEDGREINDEIMGQINEYIGKMEEITGKKFGDHENPLLVSVRSGARASMPGMMDTILNLGLNEEVVKVIAEKSGNPRWAWDCYRRFIQMYSDVVMEVGKKYFEELIDKMKEEKGVKLDVELSAEDLHELANQFKAEYREKIGADFPTDPKEQLYGAIKAVFRSWDNPRANVYRRDNDIPYSWGTAVNVQSMAFGNMGDDCGTGVAFTRDPATGSKGLFGEFLTNAQGEDVVAGVRTPMHIREMEQKFPEAFRQFVEVCKTLEEHYRDMQDMEFTVEHGKLYMLQTRNGKRTAQAALKIACDLVDEGMRSEKEAVAMIDPRNLDTLLHPQFDQKALKAATPLGRGLGASPGAACGKAVFTADDAAAWAARGEKVVLVRLETSPEDITGMKSAQGILTVRGGMTSHAAVVARGMGTCCVSGCGDIVMDEANKRFTLGGQTFTEGSEISIDGTTGAIYAGLIPTVDATIAGEFGRIMGWADKFRKLGVRTNADTPTDAKKARELGAEGIGLCRTEHMFFDPERIAAFREMICSDTVEEREEALAKILPYQQGDFEALYEALEGNPVTIRFLDPPLHEFVPTEEGEIEALAKAKNKTVQEIKDIIVSLHEFNPMMGHRGCRLAVTYPEIAAMQTRAVIRAALNVQKKHPDWKVEPEIMIPLITELKELKYVKRVVVETADAEIAAAGVALRYQVGTMIEIPRACLTADEIAKEADFFCFGTNDLTQMTFGFSRDDAGKFLNAYYDAKIFESDPFAKLDQEGVGKLMKMAIELGRPVNPKLHIGICGEHGGDPSSVEFCHRIGLDYVSCSPFRVPVARLAAAQAEIKNPRA from the coding sequence ATGGCTAGAAAATGGGTTTACTTGTTCACAGAGGGAAATGCCGATATGCGCGAGCTGCTCGGCGGTAAGGGCGCGAACCTTGCGGAGATGACGAATATCGGACTTCCGGTGCCGCAGGGCTTCACGATCACGACCGAGGCCTGCACGCAGTACTATGAGGACGGACGTGAGATCAACGACGAGATCATGGGACAGATCAATGAGTACATCGGCAAGATGGAGGAGATCACCGGCAAGAAGTTCGGCGACCATGAAAACCCGCTTCTGGTATCGGTTCGCTCCGGTGCGCGCGCTTCCATGCCGGGCATGATGGACACCATCCTGAACCTCGGTCTGAATGAGGAGGTCGTCAAGGTCATCGCGGAGAAGTCCGGCAATCCTCGCTGGGCATGGGACTGCTACAGAAGATTCATCCAGATGTATTCCGATGTCGTAATGGAGGTCGGCAAGAAGTATTTCGAAGAGCTGATCGACAAGATGAAGGAGGAGAAGGGTGTGAAGCTCGACGTCGAGCTCTCCGCAGAGGATCTCCATGAGCTTGCGAACCAGTTCAAGGCAGAGTACAGGGAGAAAATCGGCGCAGACTTCCCGACCGACCCGAAGGAGCAGCTCTACGGTGCGATTAAGGCGGTGTTCCGTTCCTGGGACAATCCGCGTGCCAATGTATATCGCCGCGACAACGATATCCCGTATTCCTGGGGAACCGCTGTCAACGTACAGTCCATGGCGTTTGGAAACATGGGCGACGACTGCGGTACCGGCGTTGCCTTCACGAGAGATCCGGCAACCGGAAGCAAGGGGCTGTTCGGCGAGTTTCTGACCAATGCGCAGGGAGAGGACGTTGTAGCAGGCGTGCGTACCCCGATGCACATCCGTGAGATGGAGCAGAAGTTCCCGGAGGCATTCCGTCAGTTCGTCGAGGTCTGCAAGACTCTCGAGGAGCATTACAGAGACATGCAGGACATGGAGTTCACAGTGGAGCATGGCAAGCTCTATATGCTGCAGACCAGAAACGGCAAGAGAACCGCGCAGGCAGCGCTGAAGATCGCCTGCGACCTCGTGGATGAGGGCATGAGAAGCGAGAAGGAAGCGGTTGCCATGATTGACCCGCGCAACCTCGATACGCTTCTCCACCCGCAATTCGATCAGAAGGCACTGAAGGCAGCTACGCCGCTTGGCAGAGGACTCGGCGCATCTCCGGGCGCAGCCTGCGGCAAGGCGGTTTTCACAGCAGATGATGCGGCTGCATGGGCTGCAAGAGGCGAGAAGGTCGTTCTCGTTCGTCTGGAGACCTCTCCGGAGGATATCACCGGCATGAAGTCCGCACAGGGAATCCTGACCGTGCGCGGCGGTATGACGAGCCATGCGGCTGTGGTTGCCCGCGGAATGGGAACCTGCTGTGTATCCGGCTGCGGCGACATTGTCATGGATGAGGCGAACAAGCGCTTCACACTCGGCGGACAGACCTTCACCGAGGGCTCTGAGATCTCCATCGATGGTACGACGGGTGCAATCTATGCCGGGCTGATCCCGACGGTAGATGCGACAATCGCCGGAGAGTTCGGACGTATTATGGGCTGGGCGGACAAGTTCCGTAAGCTCGGCGTGCGTACCAATGCGGATACGCCGACGGATGCGAAGAAGGCAAGAGAGCTCGGCGCTGAGGGTATCGGTCTCTGCCGTACCGAGCATATGTTCTTCGATCCGGAGAGAATCGCAGCTTTCCGTGAGATGATTTGCTCCGATACGGTAGAGGAGAGAGAGGAGGCGCTCGCCAAGATCCTTCCGTACCAGCAGGGAGACTTCGAGGCGCTCTATGAGGCGCTGGAGGGCAATCCGGTGACCATCCGTTTCCTGGATCCGCCTCTGCATGAGTTCGTGCCGACCGAGGAGGGGGAGATCGAGGCGCTCGCCAAGGCGAAGAACAAGACCGTACAGGAGATCAAGGACATCATTGTCTCCCTGCATGAGTTCAACCCGATGATGGGACACAGAGGCTGTCGTCTCGCGGTAACCTATCCGGAGATCGCCGCAATGCAGACCAGAGCTGTGATCCGTGCGGCGCTGAATGTACAGAAGAAGCATCCGGACTGGAAGGTGGAGCCGGAGATCATGATCCCGCTCATTACCGAGCTCAAGGAGCTGAAGTATGTCAAGAGGGTCGTGGTAGAGACTGCGGATGCGGAAATCGCGGCTGCCGGCGTAGCACTCAGGTATCAGGTCGGCACCATGATCGAGATCCCGAGAGCCTGCCTGACCGCAGATGAGATCGCGAAGGAAGCGGATTTCTTCTGCTTCGGTACGAATGACCTCACACAGATGACCTTCGGCTTCTCCCGCGATGATGCCGGAAAGTTCCTGAACGCGTACTACGATGCGAAGATTTTCGAGTCGGATCCGTTTGCGAAGCTGGATCAGGAGGGCGTCGGCAAGCTGATGAAGATGGCGATCGAGCTGGGCAGACCGGTGAATCCGAAGCTGCATATCGGTATCTGCGGAGAGCATGGCGGAGACCCGTCTTCCGTAGAGTTCTGCCACCGGATCGGACTGGACTATGTGTCCTGCTCGCCGTTCCGCGTGCCGGTAGCGAGACTTGCTGCTGCACAGGCAGAGATCAAGAACCCGAGAGCCTGA
- a CDS encoding trimeric intracellular cation channel family protein: MGNLQTISGIVEMAGIIAFSISGAMIAVEEEVDLFGILLLGLITAMGGGVMRDVLLGLFPSANFYNYPGIIASLASSAAVFIIAYTHRDYYFRHSGRIAAINNVVDSLGLGLFSVTGAHTAMQAAGGENIYLLVFMGMLTGVGGGLIRDTIAGRKPVILTRHIYAVASILGSFCYCLFVLYGLPGGEASVLGVTLVFAIRIYATKKCLNLPRVSRNS, from the coding sequence ATGGGAAATCTGCAAACGATATCAGGCATCGTGGAAATGGCGGGGATCATCGCTTTTTCTATTTCCGGAGCGATGATTGCAGTGGAGGAAGAGGTCGATTTATTCGGCATACTGCTGCTGGGGCTGATTACGGCAATGGGAGGAGGTGTCATGCGGGACGTATTGCTGGGGCTCTTCCCGTCCGCAAATTTCTATAACTATCCGGGCATCATCGCCTCTCTCGCGAGCTCCGCGGCGGTCTTCATCATAGCCTATACGCATAGAGATTACTATTTCCGGCACAGCGGAAGAATCGCAGCGATCAATAATGTGGTGGATTCGCTGGGTCTTGGTCTCTTCAGCGTCACCGGAGCGCATACGGCGATGCAGGCGGCTGGCGGTGAGAATATCTATCTGCTGGTTTTCATGGGAATGCTGACCGGTGTCGGAGGAGGACTCATCCGGGATACCATCGCGGGGCGGAAGCCTGTGATCCTCACACGGCACATCTATGCGGTTGCGTCCATTCTCGGCAGTTTCTGCTACTGTCTTTTTGTATTATACGGGCTGCCGGGCGGCGAGGCGTCCGTTCTTGGCGTGACGCTGGTTTTCGCGATCCGGATTTATGCGACGAAAAAGTGCCTGAATCTGCCGCGGGTGAGCCGAAACAGCTGA
- a CDS encoding ABC transporter ATP-binding protein — protein MSSVQLKNVVKKYPNGFVAVKDFNLEIEDKEFIIFVGPSGCGKSTTLRMVAGLEDISDGDLYIDGKRMNDVEPKDRDIAMVFQNYALYPHMTVYDNMAFGLKLRKVPKDEIDKKVHEAARILDLEHLLDRKPKALSGGQRQRVAMGRAIVRRPKVFLMDEPLSNLDAKLRAQMRVEIAKLHKSLETTIIYVTHDQTEAMTLGTRIVVLKDGVIQQVDTPENLYDTPCNKFVAGFIGSPQMNMIDAECKEENGDVTLTFAGHTIALNEKKAKSLKDKGYIGKTVTLGIRPEDIHDDDESLAAHAKSIISAEIRVYEMLGAETLLYFDLGDASWTARVNPKTKARTGDTVKFAIDENKIHIFDKETEQTITN, from the coding sequence ATGTCTAGTGTACAGCTTAAAAATGTGGTTAAGAAGTACCCTAACGGCTTCGTAGCGGTTAAGGACTTCAACCTGGAGATTGAGGATAAGGAATTCATCATTTTCGTAGGACCGTCGGGCTGTGGCAAATCCACGACGCTCCGTATGGTAGCGGGGCTTGAGGATATCAGTGACGGCGATCTCTACATCGACGGCAAGAGAATGAACGATGTGGAGCCGAAGGACAGAGACATCGCGATGGTATTCCAGAACTATGCGCTGTACCCGCACATGACCGTTTATGATAATATGGCGTTCGGTCTGAAGCTCCGCAAGGTGCCGAAGGACGAGATCGACAAGAAGGTGCACGAGGCAGCGAGAATTCTGGATCTCGAGCATCTGCTCGACAGAAAGCCGAAAGCACTTTCCGGAGGACAGAGACAGCGAGTTGCTATGGGACGTGCGATCGTCCGCAGACCGAAGGTATTCCTGATGGACGAGCCGCTCTCCAACCTGGATGCGAAGCTCCGCGCGCAGATGCGAGTAGAGATTGCGAAGCTGCATAAGTCTCTCGAGACGACCATTATCTACGTTACGCATGATCAGACCGAGGCTATGACGCTCGGCACCCGCATTGTCGTACTGAAGGACGGTGTGATTCAGCAGGTCGATACGCCGGAGAACCTCTACGACACGCCCTGCAATAAGTTCGTTGCCGGCTTTATCGGATCTCCGCAGATGAATATGATCGATGCAGAGTGCAAGGAGGAGAACGGAGACGTCACGCTGACCTTCGCAGGACATACGATCGCGCTGAATGAGAAGAAGGCGAAGTCTCTGAAGGATAAGGGCTATATCGGCAAGACCGTGACCCTCGGCATCCGTCCGGAGGATATCCACGATGACGACGAGAGCCTCGCAGCGCACGCGAAGTCCATCATTTCCGCAGAGATTCGCGTATATGAGATGCTTGGTGCGGAAACTCTTCTCTATTTCGATCTCGGAGACGCTTCCTGGACGGCCAGAGTCAATCCGAAGACGAAGGCGAGAACAGGCGATACGGTGAAGTTCGCGATCGACGAGAACAAGATCCATATCTTCGATAAGGAAACAGAGCAGACAATCACAAACTGA
- a CDS encoding PucR family transcriptional regulator: MISNQVLQGTIDSLKGITRVDIAIADIDGKVLASTLAEEQEIGDMVVSFANSQADSQAAGGFQFFKIFDEHQLEYVLIARGDTDDVYMVGKLAAFQIQTLLVAYKEKFDKDNFIKNLLLDNLLLVDIYNRAKKLHIDIGVRRAVFIVETKNGADSGALEALKTLFAVKTKDFVTAVDEKNVIIVKELKPTESYEDLMRVAETVLDMMNTEAMIQAKVSFGTIVNEIKEVSRSYKEAKMALEVGKIFYVDKDIIAYNSLGIGRLIYQLPIPLCKMFIKEIFTDISPDEFDEETLATINKFFENNLNVSETSRQLYIHRNTLVYRLDKLERSTGLDLRVFDDAITFKIALMVVKYMKYMETVDF; encoded by the coding sequence ATGATTTCAAATCAGGTTTTACAAGGTACGATCGATTCCTTGAAGGGGATTACAAGAGTAGATATCGCGATTGCGGACATTGACGGAAAGGTACTCGCGTCTACGCTTGCCGAGGAGCAGGAGATCGGGGACATGGTGGTTTCCTTTGCAAATTCGCAGGCGGATTCACAGGCGGCGGGCGGTTTCCAGTTCTTCAAGATCTTTGACGAGCATCAGCTGGAGTATGTGCTGATCGCGCGCGGGGATACGGACGATGTCTACATGGTCGGAAAGCTCGCGGCGTTTCAGATCCAGACGCTGCTCGTGGCGTACAAGGAGAAATTCGATAAGGATAACTTCATCAAGAACCTCCTTTTGGACAACCTTCTGCTGGTGGACATCTATAACCGGGCGAAGAAGCTTCACATCGATATCGGTGTTCGCCGTGCGGTCTTCATCGTAGAGACGAAGAACGGGGCGGACAGCGGGGCACTGGAAGCACTGAAGACCCTCTTTGCCGTGAAGACGAAGGACTTCGTGACGGCGGTGGATGAAAAGAATGTCATCATCGTCAAGGAGCTGAAGCCGACGGAGAGCTATGAGGATCTGATGCGGGTTGCCGAGACGGTGCTCGATATGATGAACACGGAGGCAATGATTCAGGCGAAGGTTTCTTTCGGAACCATCGTCAATGAGATCAAGGAGGTTTCCCGTTCCTATAAGGAAGCGAAGATGGCGCTGGAGGTGGGGAAGATCTTCTATGTGGACAAGGACATCATTGCCTACAATTCCCTTGGCATCGGGCGTCTGATCTATCAGCTTCCGATCCCGCTGTGCAAGATGTTCATCAAGGAGATTTTTACCGATATCTCTCCGGATGAGTTTGACGAGGAGACGCTCGCTACGATCAACAAGTTCTTCGAGAACAACCTGAATGTATCCGAGACCTCGCGCCAGCTTTATATCCATAGAAATACACTGGTGTATCGTCTGGACAAGCTGGAGCGCTCCACGGGACTGGATCTCCGTGTATTCGACGATGCGATCACCTTCAAGATCGCACTGATGGTTGTGAAGTATATGAAGTATATGGAGACGGTAGACTTCTGA
- the uvrB gene encoding excinuclease ABC subunit UvrB: protein MEFKLHSDYAPTGDQPQAIDELARGFTDGNQFETLLGVTGSGKTFTMANVIQRLQKPTLIISHNKTLAAQLYSEMKEFFPENAVEYFVSYYDYYQPEAYVPSTDTYIEKDSDINDEIDKLRNSAMASLSERRDVIVVASVSCIYGLGAPEEFLNMAVSLRPGQQKERDALLRQLIDIQYNRNDIDFRRGSFRVMGDVVDIFPASESEQAYRIEFFGDEIDRIRLIDPLTAKSKAILSHAMIYPANPYVVSQEKLTLACKNILAEMEERVRYFKKEDKLIEAQRIAERTNFDVEMLKETGFCSGIENYTRHLNFAEPGEPPYTLMDYFPEDYLIIVDESHISLPQIRGMYNGNLSRKMTLVDYGFRLPSALDNRPLSFGEFEQKINQLLFVSATPGDYEAEHELLRTEQIIRPTGLLDPEISVRPIDGQIDDLIAEIHRETAKKNKILVTTLTKKMAEDLTKYLKESEIRVKYLHSDIDTLERASIIRDMRLDKFDVLVGINLLREGLDIPEITLVAILDADKEGFLRSETSLIQTVGRAARNAEGHVIMYADHITDSMRRTIEETERRRALQMQYNEAHGITPTTIRKAVRDLIAISRAADAEDAKGIRKDLESMNRQEVEKLIRELTKKMRAAATELNFEEAALYRDKIEEIRKRREKDQ from the coding sequence ATCTCTCACAACAAGACGCTGGCCGCGCAGCTCTACTCGGAAATGAAGGAATTCTTCCCGGAAAATGCCGTAGAATACTTCGTCTCCTACTACGACTACTACCAGCCGGAGGCGTATGTTCCCTCGACAGATACCTATATAGAGAAGGACTCTGATATCAATGATGAGATCGACAAGCTGCGGAACTCTGCCATGGCATCGCTCTCCGAGCGGCGGGATGTTATCGTCGTCGCCTCCGTCTCCTGTATCTATGGACTCGGCGCACCGGAGGAATTCCTGAACATGGCAGTCTCTCTCCGCCCCGGGCAGCAGAAGGAGAGAGATGCTCTGCTCCGCCAGTTGATTGACATCCAATACAACCGGAATGACATCGACTTCCGAAGAGGCAGCTTCCGCGTCATGGGGGATGTCGTCGATATTTTCCCCGCATCGGAGAGCGAACAGGCTTACCGCATTGAATTCTTCGGCGATGAGATCGACCGCATCCGGCTGATCGACCCGCTGACCGCGAAATCCAAGGCAATCCTTTCCCACGCGATGATCTATCCGGCGAATCCCTATGTCGTCTCACAGGAAAAACTGACGCTCGCCTGCAAAAATATCCTCGCAGAGATGGAGGAGCGCGTCCGCTACTTCAAAAAAGAGGATAAACTGATCGAAGCGCAGCGCATCGCGGAGCGCACGAATTTCGATGTGGAGATGCTGAAGGAAACCGGCTTCTGCTCCGGTATCGAGAACTATACGCGGCATCTGAATTTCGCCGAACCCGGAGAGCCTCCCTATACACTGATGGACTACTTTCCGGAGGACTACCTCATCATCGTGGACGAGTCGCATATCAGCCTGCCGCAGATCCGCGGAATGTACAACGGCAATCTCTCCCGCAAAATGACGCTGGTGGATTATGGCTTCCGGCTTCCGTCCGCACTGGACAACCGTCCTCTCAGCTTCGGGGAATTCGAGCAGAAGATCAATCAGCTTCTCTTCGTCTCCGCGACACCGGGAGACTATGAAGCAGAGCACGAGCTGCTCCGAACCGAGCAGATCATCCGTCCGACAGGTCTTCTGGATCCGGAGATCAGCGTGCGCCCGATCGACGGGCAGATCGACGACCTGATTGCAGAAATCCATCGGGAAACCGCGAAGAAAAACAAGATCCTCGTCACCACTCTCACGAAGAAGATGGCGGAGGATCTCACCAAGTATCTGAAGGAATCGGAAATCCGGGTGAAGTATCTGCATTCGGATATCGATACGCTGGAGCGCGCCAGCATCATCCGGGATATGCGGCTCGATAAATTCGACGTGCTGGTCGGCATCAACCTGCTCAGAGAGGGACTGGATATCCCGGAAATCACGCTGGTTGCGATTCTGGATGCCGACAAGGAGGGCTTCCTCCGCTCGGAGACCTCCCTGATCCAGACCGTCGGCAGAGCGGCACGAAATGCCGAGGGACACGTTATCATGTATGCCGATCACATCACGGATTCGATGCGGCGGACGATAGAGGAGACAGAACGACGCCGCGCGCTCCAAATGCAGTACAATGAAGCACACGGAATCACGCCGACAACCATCCGAAAGGCAGTCCGCGACCTGATCGCGATCTCACGGGCCGCAGATGCTGAGGATGCGAAGGGCATCCGTAAGGATCTTGAGTCCATGAACCGGCAGGAGGTCGAAAAGCTGATCCGAGAGCTGACGAAAAAAATGCGTGCTGCCGCGACAGAACTCAACTTCGAGGAAGCAGCGCTTTACCGCGACAAAATCGAAGAGATCCGTAAGCGCAGGGAAAAAGACCAGTAA